A single region of the Marinobacter nanhaiticus D15-8W genome encodes:
- the pheT gene encoding phenylalanine--tRNA ligase subunit beta translates to MKFSEQWLREWVNPDIDTQALVDQITMAGLEVDEFERVAGSFSDVIVGEVLSVEQHPDADKLRVCQVAGGEETVQVVCGAPNVRAGLKVPFAVVGAVLPGNFKIKKAKLRGQPSNGMLCSESELQLSESHEGLMELPESAPVGKSLREYLGLDDVTIDVDLTPNRSDCLSIRGLAREVGVLNRLVVEGPDIRPVEPIHSELIDVRIDAPEGCPRYLGRIIRNVDLSAETPLWMRERLRRSGVRSIDPAVDVTNYVMLELGQPMHAFDRSEIVGGIVVRWAKAGEKLVLLDGQEVELTPETLIIADHDKPIAIAGVMGGEHSGVVENTRDLVLEAAFFDPISIAGKARHYGLHTDASHRFERGVDPKLTRDAMERATALLLEIVGGEAGEIVEVHSEAHLPQEPVIELREQRVADVLGLAIDRTEIEEILTRLGLHIDKLTRGGWKVHVPSFRPDITIEVDLIEEIGRIYGYNNLPVTEPVGSLGLREEKEAVRPLSGIRSFLVARGYQEAVTYSFVDEKVQSLIDVHNEGIELANPISSDMAVMRTSLWPGLLKTVAYNQNRQQSRIRLFETGLRFIRSGDEIDQVPMLSGVVTGPESPESWVNGRRNVDFYDVKGDLEALFDLLGIEVEFHAAEHAALHPGQCAELRLAGLRVGWVGALHPQVQKKLDLDGAIYMFELFLNSIVAGYVPNFKEFSKFPEVRRDLAIIIGNEVTYAEVQRIARQQAGEYLTGVRVFDVFEGEAIGEGRKSLALSLFWQHPERTLNDDEIQAWFNAVIDALKAELDATLRS, encoded by the coding sequence ATGAAATTCAGCGAACAGTGGCTCCGCGAGTGGGTCAACCCGGACATCGATACCCAGGCGCTTGTAGACCAGATCACCATGGCCGGTCTGGAAGTGGATGAATTCGAGAGAGTCGCCGGCTCGTTCAGTGATGTGATCGTGGGTGAGGTTCTCTCCGTCGAACAGCATCCGGACGCCGACAAACTGCGGGTTTGCCAGGTCGCCGGTGGCGAAGAGACCGTGCAGGTCGTTTGCGGTGCACCTAATGTGCGCGCAGGCCTGAAAGTGCCGTTTGCCGTCGTAGGGGCTGTGCTGCCCGGGAACTTCAAGATCAAGAAGGCCAAGCTGCGGGGACAACCATCCAATGGCATGCTCTGTTCCGAGTCTGAGCTGCAATTGTCAGAGAGCCATGAAGGTCTCATGGAGCTGCCGGAGAGCGCGCCAGTAGGTAAGAGCCTGCGCGAATATCTCGGCCTGGATGATGTGACGATCGATGTCGATCTCACGCCCAACCGTAGCGACTGTCTTTCCATCCGTGGCCTGGCCCGAGAGGTTGGGGTGCTTAATCGGTTGGTTGTCGAGGGCCCGGACATTCGTCCTGTCGAGCCTATTCATTCAGAGCTGATTGACGTCCGTATCGATGCTCCCGAAGGCTGTCCGCGCTACTTGGGCCGAATCATTCGCAATGTTGACCTGAGCGCTGAGACTCCGCTTTGGATGCGTGAGCGCCTGCGTCGATCCGGTGTCCGCAGCATCGACCCCGCAGTAGATGTCACCAACTATGTCATGCTGGAGCTGGGCCAGCCCATGCATGCCTTCGACCGGTCTGAAATCGTCGGCGGTATCGTGGTGCGTTGGGCCAAGGCAGGGGAAAAGTTGGTCCTGCTTGATGGTCAGGAGGTGGAACTGACCCCCGAAACCCTGATTATTGCTGACCATGACAAGCCTATCGCTATTGCCGGTGTGATGGGCGGCGAGCACTCAGGGGTCGTGGAGAATACCCGGGACCTGGTACTGGAAGCGGCCTTCTTCGACCCGATTTCCATCGCGGGCAAGGCGCGTCACTACGGCTTGCATACGGACGCTTCCCACCGTTTCGAGCGTGGCGTCGACCCGAAACTCACGCGGGATGCTATGGAGCGCGCGACCGCGTTGCTATTGGAGATCGTTGGCGGTGAGGCGGGTGAGATTGTCGAGGTCCACAGCGAGGCACACCTGCCGCAAGAGCCGGTAATCGAGTTGCGTGAGCAGCGCGTGGCCGATGTGCTGGGACTGGCGATCGACCGCACGGAAATCGAGGAGATCCTCACCCGCCTGGGTCTACATATCGACAAGTTGACCCGCGGTGGGTGGAAGGTGCATGTGCCGAGCTTCCGCCCCGATATCACTATCGAAGTGGACCTGATCGAGGAAATCGGCCGCATCTATGGCTACAACAACTTGCCGGTGACCGAGCCGGTGGGCAGTCTGGGGCTTAGGGAAGAGAAGGAGGCGGTCAGGCCGTTGTCTGGTATCCGCTCATTTCTGGTGGCCCGGGGCTATCAGGAGGCAGTGACTTACAGCTTCGTCGACGAAAAGGTGCAGTCTCTGATAGATGTTCACAACGAGGGCATCGAACTGGCCAATCCGATCTCCAGCGACATGGCCGTGATGCGCACCTCCCTCTGGCCGGGCCTGTTAAAGACTGTCGCCTATAACCAGAATCGCCAGCAATCGCGTATCCGTCTGTTCGAAACGGGGCTGCGCTTTATCCGCTCCGGCGATGAAATCGACCAGGTTCCGATGCTGTCTGGGGTGGTCACCGGGCCGGAGAGCCCGGAAAGTTGGGTTAACGGCCGTCGCAATGTCGACTTCTACGATGTGAAGGGCGATCTCGAGGCACTGTTCGACCTGTTGGGTATCGAGGTGGAATTCCACGCTGCTGAGCACGCCGCGCTACACCCTGGGCAGTGTGCTGAACTGCGTTTGGCGGGCCTTCGCGTGGGGTGGGTCGGTGCGCTGCACCCTCAGGTACAGAAAAAACTGGACCTGGATGGCGCGATCTATATGTTTGAGCTATTCTTGAATTCGATCGTTGCCGGATATGTGCCTAATTTCAAAGAATTTTCAAAATTCCCTGAGGTTCGCCGGGATTTGGCTATTATTATCGGGAACGAGGTGACGTACGCAGAAGTGCAGCGTATCGCGCGCCAGCAGGCAGGTGAATACCTTACCGGCGTGCGGGTTTTCGACGTGTTTGAGGGCGAAGCCATCGGGGAAGGTCGTAAGAGCCTTGCACTGAGTCTCTTCTGGCAGCATCCTGAGCGGACGCTGAATGACGACGAGATTCAGGCGTGGTTTAATGCGGTTATAGACGCTCTGAAGGCCGAGCTTGATGCAACACTGAGGAGTTAA